The Acipenser ruthenus chromosome 25, fAciRut3.2 maternal haplotype, whole genome shotgun sequence genome has a window encoding:
- the LOC117413903 gene encoding protein FAM110A-like, protein MKPLTPIGSPSPLRLLNKGPEYLRRQMDSGSRGRSVSAVEQLEADKAKYVKSQQVINTKQEPVLVPCATPPPQPRRPFTVPHATTPLQPRKFSAPCASPSSLPRRSFILCDDDVFKDLDAKKENRSLLVHKNIRNIQVTPSVQSPPVLRRGTGKRMLRPDSLIIYRQKRECNTSSRDTKGNSFVKRLFQGSMREKHTPEKLIISEEKSPSKEEDSRMSWANEKESPKSDQSERELFVAPSTPQTSEKRDKETTDTGDESTNPATLRKTGLQRSKSELWLRYSLDLSEKEHFFSYCGLDLEIVDRIGLENFYTASSDTVSLLLRSASMGGSEPSEFSRRSGEGLFEEEVTEQSPTGVSVIERNARVIKWLYGCRNAKDTPKESTV, encoded by the coding sequence ATGAAGCCACTCACGCCAATTGGTTCCCCGTCTCCACTGCGGCTTCTGAACAAGGGCCCCGAGTACCTGCGCAGGCAGATGGACAGCGGCAGCAGGGGGCGTTCGGTGAGCGCCGTGGAGCAACTGGAGGCTGACAAGGCCAAGTACGTGAAAAGCCAGCAGGTGATCAACACCAAGCAGGAGCCAGTGCTTGTGCCTTGTGCTACTCCCCCACCGCAGCCGAGAAGACCCTTCACAGTGCCACATGCCACAACCCCTCTGCAGCCCAGGAAGTTCAGCGCTCCCTGTGCCAGTCCCTCATCCCTGCCCAGGAGATCCTTTATCCTCTGTGATGACGATGTCTTCAAAGACCTGGATGCCAAGAAGGAGAACCGCAGCTTGTTGGTGCACAAGAATATCAGGAACATCCAGGTCACCCCTTCGGTCCAAAGCCCCCCGGTTCTACGTAGAGGCACTGGCAAGAGAATGCTGAGGCCAGACTCCCTGATCATCTACAGGCAGAAACGGGAGTGCAATACCTCCAGCAGGGATACCAAAGGGAACAGCTTTGTCAAGCGCTTGTTTCAGGGCTCCATGAGGGAGAAGCACACCCCTGAGAAGCTCATCATCAGCGAAGAGAAGTCCCCCTCGAAAGAGGAGGATTCTCGGATGTCTTGGGCCAACGAAAAGGAGAGCCCCAAGAGTGACCAAAGTGAAAGGGAACTCTTTGTAGCCCCTAGCACCCCGCAGACCTCGgagaagagagacaaagagaCAACCGACACTGGCGATGAGTCCACCAACCCAGCCACTTTAAGGAAAACAGGGCTTCAGCGATCCAAGTCGGAGTTGTGGTTGCGGTACTCGTTGGACTTGTCTGAGAAAGAGCATTTCTTCAGCTACTGCGGGCTGGACCTGGAGATAGTGGACAGAATAGGGCTGGAGAACTTCTACACGGCCAGCTCGGATACCGTGTCTCTGCTGCTGCGGAGCGCCAGCATGGGCGGCTCGGAACCCAGCGAGTTCTCCCGCCGTAGCGGGGAGGGGCTGTTTGAGGAGGAAGTAACCGAGCAGAGCCCTACCGGAGTATCTGTGATCGAGCGGAACGCCCGGGTTATCAAGTGGCTTTATGGGTGCAGGAACGCCAAAGACACTCCCAAAGAATCCACAGTGTAA
- the LOC117413806 gene encoding uncharacterized protein C1orf232-like, whose amino-acid sequence MNPALWKTYKSKVLKTFNADQEEDSVEQNNEEETTATPTQTQTQTQTEEGPSSVAQLAKKMQGAGVKGWKSMASVFNKDDEHQLLASESNTPAADHPLAVKPEEPRQEKRATGFWDSFAVKWQQASAMKEGGEAELQENEAAAEEGRQAQEGGREEETSYTTLGGPEETTFKWSFMTSKLAELKSKSIAKTN is encoded by the exons ATGAATCCGGCACTCTGGAAAACCTACAAGAGCAAAGTGCTGAAGACCTTCAATGCGGACCAGGAGGAAGATTCTGTTGAACAG AACAACGAGGAAGAAACCACAGCGACAccgacccaaacccaaacccaaacccaaaccgaGGAGGGCCCAAGTTCTGTCGCTCAACTGGCCAAGAAA ATGCAGGGAGCTGGAGTGAAGGGCTGGAAGAGCATGGCCTCTGTGTTTAACAAGGATGATGAACATCAGCTGCTGGCCTCAGAGAGCAACACCCCTGCTGCTGATCA CCCACTGGCAGTTAAACCAGAGGAACCTCGCCAGGAGAAGAGAGCCACGGGATTCTGGGACAGCTTTGCAGTGAAGTGGCAGCAGGCCTCCGCGATGAAAGAGGGCGGCGAGGCAGAGCTGCAGGAGAACGAGGCTGCTGCAGAGGAGGGAAGGCAGGCCCAGGAAGGGGGCCGCGAGGAGGAGACCAGCTACACCACCCTGGGAGGCCCCGAGGAGACCACCTTCAAGTGGAGCTTCATGACCAGCAAGCTGGCAGAGCTGAAAAGCAAAAGCATTGCCAAGACTAACTAG